In the Corynebacterium suedekumii genome, one interval contains:
- a CDS encoding pirin family protein yields MTTPNIPFRLTTPWQGSDPFLFAVFHNDAYPAGDADMGPGDHRPDGWQMYHGRKIPGFPAHPHRGFETITVVNSGFVDHTDSVGAAARYGQGDVQWLTTGGGVTHSEMFPLVNQDSDNPLELFQIWLNLPPEAKTVPPEFTMQWGEDIPVWHSPGGGTVKVIAGALGDVTPLSPPVNSWAADPANDVAVWLIDAPANSTIDLPAPSQATTHRTTYVFQGDAVIGEHAVAQGWGYLQVGTEPTTMTAGAEPVRALILQGVPIGAPVHQYGPFVATSQTELQDAFDEYRRTQFGGWPWPTTEEVFPREQGRFARFPDGSEQRPGQ; encoded by the coding sequence ATGACTACCCCGAACATCCCCTTCCGTCTGACCACCCCGTGGCAGGGCAGCGACCCCTTCCTCTTCGCCGTCTTCCACAACGACGCCTACCCCGCGGGTGACGCCGACATGGGCCCCGGCGACCACCGCCCCGACGGCTGGCAGATGTACCACGGCCGGAAGATCCCCGGTTTCCCGGCGCACCCGCACCGCGGCTTCGAGACGATCACCGTGGTCAACTCCGGCTTCGTCGACCACACCGACTCCGTGGGTGCGGCCGCCCGCTACGGCCAGGGTGACGTGCAGTGGCTGACCACCGGCGGCGGCGTCACCCACTCCGAGATGTTCCCGCTGGTCAACCAGGATTCCGACAACCCGCTCGAGCTCTTCCAGATCTGGCTCAACCTCCCGCCGGAAGCCAAGACCGTCCCGCCGGAGTTCACCATGCAGTGGGGTGAGGACATCCCCGTCTGGCACTCGCCCGGCGGCGGAACCGTGAAGGTCATCGCCGGCGCACTCGGCGACGTCACCCCGCTCAGCCCGCCCGTCAACTCCTGGGCCGCCGATCCCGCCAACGACGTCGCCGTCTGGCTTATCGACGCCCCTGCGAACTCCACCATCGACCTTCCCGCACCGTCTCAGGCCACCACCCACCGCACCACCTACGTCTTCCAGGGTGACGCCGTCATCGGCGAACACGCCGTCGCCCAGGGCTGGGGCTACCTCCAGGTCGGCACCGAACCCACCACGATGACCGCCGGCGCAGAACCTGTCCGGGCGCTGATCCTCCAGGGGGTTCCCATCGGCGCTCCCGTCCACCAGTACGGCCCCTTCGTGGCCACCTCCCAGACCGAACTGCAGGACGCCTTCGACGAGTACCGCCGAACCCAGTTTGGTGGGTGGCCCTGGCCGACGACCGAGGAGGTCTTCCCCCGGGAGCAGGGACGCTTCGCCCGTTTCCCCGACGGTTCGGAGCAGCGGCCGGGGCAGTAA
- a CDS encoding IS256 family transposase yields the protein MTTVARRNPEDSAKIKAIEEKLLANPEMAKLIDELGTSTTDANDLVRGLLQASINRGLNAEMDAHLGYQHGDRDSKEAAGQNNSRNGSYPKRVDSNYGPVDVAVPRDRDGSFLPTMVPKGSRRLTDVDDMIISLYAGGMTVRDIQHHMVTAMGVDISHETISAITDAVLEEVLIWQNRQLEEFYPVIFLDALRIKVRDGGRVVNKSAYLAIGVDMDGIKHILGIWLAKEEGASFWAQVCANLATRGVHDVFIVCCDGLKGLPEAVEATWPDSMVQTCVVHLIRAANRWVAYGDRKAVSAQLKKIYTAPTEQTALAALAEFEASELGEKYPQSVKVWRDAWDRFIPFLEFPPMARKVIYTTNSIESMNNELRKATRNRVQFTNDESAIKTLWLMICNIEDKRAAKRAKQGKRVAATSGRLIEGRRVTNWKQAINQMSVAYPDRFEPYL from the coding sequence ATGACTACCGTGGCACGACGAAACCCAGAAGACTCCGCAAAGATCAAAGCGATCGAGGAAAAGCTGCTGGCCAATCCTGAGATGGCGAAACTGATCGACGAGCTCGGCACCTCCACAACGGATGCCAACGATCTCGTCCGGGGCCTGCTCCAGGCCTCGATCAACCGCGGCCTCAACGCCGAGATGGATGCCCACCTCGGCTACCAGCACGGTGACCGGGACAGCAAGGAAGCCGCTGGTCAGAACAATTCCCGTAACGGTTCCTACCCCAAGCGGGTCGATTCGAACTACGGACCGGTCGATGTCGCTGTTCCCAGGGACCGTGACGGATCCTTCCTGCCGACAATGGTGCCCAAAGGATCCCGCCGGCTGACCGACGTCGACGACATGATCATCAGTCTCTATGCCGGTGGCATGACCGTCCGAGACATCCAGCACCACATGGTCACCGCCATGGGCGTGGACATCTCCCATGAAACAATCTCCGCGATCACCGATGCGGTCCTCGAGGAGGTGCTGATCTGGCAGAACCGCCAACTCGAGGAGTTCTACCCCGTGATCTTCCTCGATGCGTTACGCATCAAAGTCCGTGACGGGGGCCGGGTGGTCAACAAATCCGCGTACCTGGCTATCGGGGTGGACATGGACGGGATCAAACACATCCTCGGTATCTGGCTGGCGAAAGAGGAAGGAGCCTCGTTCTGGGCCCAGGTGTGCGCCAACCTCGCTACCCGCGGCGTACACGATGTGTTTATCGTGTGCTGCGACGGGCTCAAGGGCCTGCCGGAGGCTGTGGAAGCCACCTGGCCGGATTCGATGGTCCAGACCTGTGTCGTCCATCTGATCAGGGCAGCGAACCGGTGGGTGGCCTACGGAGATCGCAAAGCGGTGTCCGCCCAGCTGAAGAAGATCTACACCGCCCCCACCGAGCAGACCGCTCTGGCGGCGTTGGCGGAGTTCGAGGCCTCCGAGCTGGGGGAAAAGTACCCGCAGTCAGTCAAGGTGTGGCGCGATGCGTGGGACCGGTTCATCCCGTTCCTGGAGTTTCCTCCCATGGCCCGGAAGGTGATCTACACCACGAACTCGATTGAGTCGATGAACAACGAGCTGCGCAAAGCCACCCGGAATCGGGTGCAGTTTACCAACGATGAGTCCGCGATCAAAACCTTGTGGTTGATGATCTGCAACATCGAGGACAAACGGGCCGCCAAGCGCGCTAAGCAGGGCAAACGGGTCGCGGCTACCAGTGGCCGGCTGATCGAGGGCAGGCGGGTGACGAACTGGAAGCAGGCCATCAACCAGATGTCTGTGGCCTACCCGGACCGCTTCGAGCCCTACCTCTAA
- a CDS encoding DUF488 domain-containing protein produces the protein MRIFTVGHSTHAIGEFVDLLRAHGVEQVADIRTVPKSRHNPQFWGDALEASLGEAGIGYRWFRQLGGLRRTSDDSPNGAWRNASFRGHADYMQTPEFADGLAELEAWATEAPTALMCAEAVPWRCHRSLVGDSLLVRGWEVLDIFSLTKATPEKLTGFAVVDGDRITYPPEEGEQKR, from the coding sequence ATGAGAATCTTCACCGTCGGCCACTCCACCCATGCCATCGGGGAGTTCGTCGATCTGCTGCGGGCACACGGGGTGGAGCAGGTCGCGGACATCCGGACGGTGCCGAAGTCGCGGCACAACCCCCAGTTCTGGGGCGACGCACTCGAGGCGAGTCTGGGTGAGGCGGGCATCGGTTACCGGTGGTTCCGCCAGCTCGGCGGGCTGCGTAGGACCAGTGATGATTCGCCGAACGGGGCCTGGCGCAACGCGTCGTTTCGTGGGCACGCCGACTACATGCAGACCCCGGAGTTCGCCGACGGCCTGGCGGAGCTGGAGGCCTGGGCCACAGAGGCGCCGACGGCGCTCATGTGTGCGGAGGCGGTGCCGTGGCGGTGCCATCGTTCGCTTGTCGGCGATTCGCTGCTGGTCAGAGGGTGGGAAGTGCTGGACATCTTCAGCCTCACCAAGGCCACGCCGGAGAAGCTCACCGGCTTCGCCGTGGTCGACGGCGATCGGATCACCTACCCGCCGGAGGAGGGGGAACAGAAGCGCTGA
- a CDS encoding GNAT family N-acetyltransferase — MGVKAKVAVAPQVVRLMGRRLARKMTQGLRASGYHPKFPHWYLYMVGATPESQGSGVGTALLEHGLDRVGDDAAYLEASTPASAKLYERMGFVPMGVNPIPTPGRDPELAMWRPGAMPEQS, encoded by the coding sequence ATGGGAGTGAAGGCGAAGGTGGCGGTGGCACCGCAGGTGGTGAGGTTGATGGGGCGTCGATTAGCGCGGAAGATGACTCAGGGCCTGCGTGCCAGCGGGTACCATCCGAAGTTCCCGCACTGGTACCTCTACATGGTCGGCGCGACACCCGAATCCCAGGGATCCGGGGTCGGCACCGCACTGCTCGAGCACGGCCTGGACCGGGTGGGTGACGACGCCGCCTACCTCGAGGCGTCCACACCCGCGTCGGCGAAGCTGTACGAGCGGATGGGTTTCGTCCCCATGGGCGTCAACCCCATTCCGACGCCCGGCCGGGATCCGGAGCTGGCGATGTGGCGGCCCGGGGCGATGCCGGAACAGTCCTAG
- a CDS encoding CHY zinc finger protein, producing the protein MKIRGVDVDTQGRCAHYRSERDIVANRCATCDDFWACHACHDELTAHPFGRMRIDAPASVLCGNCGHTMGYGVYSQATACPSCGHDFNPGCSMHSSLYFLT; encoded by the coding sequence ATGAAGATCCGGGGCGTGGACGTCGATACGCAGGGACGCTGCGCGCACTACCGCAGCGAGCGCGACATCGTGGCCAACCGCTGCGCCACCTGTGATGACTTCTGGGCGTGCCATGCCTGCCACGACGAGCTCACTGCCCATCCTTTCGGACGTATGCGTATCGACGCCCCCGCCTCCGTCCTCTGCGGAAACTGCGGCCACACCATGGGGTACGGCGTGTACTCCCAGGCCACCGCCTGCCCGTCATGCGGCCATGACTTCAATCCGGGGTGTTCCATGCATTCGTCTCTGTACTTTCTTACCTAG
- a CDS encoding lipocalin family protein, protein MRRLLTTLTTLTLAAALTVPVAGAQDLFDGGRIGGGSSQLIPPGLSLPGGELPETDQAVDLERYSGQWYQVAALPQPYTLQCARDTTAEYGVIDESTISVRNACGTLVGPGSVIEGTASVRSDASLRVNFPGVPFQDENGPVNYRVTHLAEDYSLSVVGDPNRLSGFVLSRTPNLSAEQWSQVRGIVESRGWNSCTFLTVPMAGGRGDVAPLCTL, encoded by the coding sequence ATGCGCCGCCTCCTCACCACCCTGACCACTCTCACCCTCGCCGCCGCGCTCACCGTGCCGGTCGCCGGAGCCCAGGACCTCTTCGACGGTGGCCGCATCGGCGGCGGCTCGTCTCAGCTCATCCCGCCGGGTCTGTCCCTGCCGGGCGGTGAGCTCCCGGAAACCGATCAGGCCGTTGACCTCGAGCGATACTCGGGCCAGTGGTACCAGGTCGCGGCCCTGCCGCAGCCGTACACCCTGCAGTGTGCACGCGACACCACCGCCGAGTACGGCGTCATCGACGAGTCCACGATCTCGGTCCGCAACGCCTGCGGCACCCTGGTCGGCCCGGGCTCGGTCATCGAGGGCACCGCGTCCGTGCGGTCGGACGCCTCCCTGCGCGTCAACTTCCCCGGCGTCCCCTTCCAGGACGAGAACGGCCCGGTGAACTACCGCGTGACCCACCTCGCCGAGGACTACTCGTTGTCGGTCGTCGGTGACCCGAACCGCCTGTCCGGTTTCGTGCTCTCGCGCACCCCGAACCTCAGCGCCGAGCAGTGGTCGCAGGTACGCGGCATCGTCGAGTCCCGGGGCTGGAACTCCTGCACCTTCCTCACCGTGCCCATGGCGGGCGGGCGTGGCGACGTCGCACCGCTGTGCACCTTGTAG